One stretch of Schizosaccharomyces pombe strain 972h- genome assembly, chromosome: III DNA includes these proteins:
- the pmp20 gene encoding thioredoxin-related chaperone Pmp20, with translation MVAVGSTLPKVTLWENKPEEVVEFPSQGKFIIVGVPGAFTPPCSSQVPGYIANEKQFAAKGISGIYVVAVNDVFVTKAWKKSFDGGEQSGVHFVADWNGEFTKAFDAGFDASGLLGPLRSKRYAAVVENGKVVKVFIENEVTDVDISSADKVLSSL, from the coding sequence ATGGTTGCTGTCGGATCTACTTTGCCTAAAGTTACTCTTTGGGAAAACAAGCCCGAAGAGGTTGTTGAATTCCCTTCTCAAGGCAAATTCATCATTGTCGGTGTTCCCGGCGCTTTCACTCCTCCTTGTTCTTCTCAAGTTCCTGGCTATATTGCAAATGAGAAGCAATTTGCTGCCAAGGGCATCAGCGGAATCTATGTCGTTGCCGTAAATGACGTTTTCGTCACCAAGGCTTGGAAGAAGTCTTTCGACGGTGGTGAGCAAAGTGGTGTTCACTTTGTCGCCGACTGGAACGGAGAGTTTACCAAGGCCTTTGATGCTGGCTTCGACGCTAGCGGTCTTTTGGGCCCTCTTCGCTCCAAGCGTTATGCCGCTGTTGTCGAGAATGGCAAGGTTGTCAAGGTTTTCATTGAGAACGAGGTCACCGATGTTGATATTTCCTCCGCTGACAAGGTCCTTAGCTCTCTTTAA
- the new25 gene encoding protein new25, protein MKIANVLTLSFAAIIAASSLAVVVSPITDNSRETASSSISQSPPSQWSKKQLIEYCKKNSLKTSGSHEELVIRVQNHLRTASKKVDARP, encoded by the coding sequence ATGAAAATAGCTAATGTCTTAACTTTATCGTTTGCTGCAATTATTGCTGCTTCTTCCCTGGCGGTTGTAGTTAGTCCTATCACAGACAATTCCAGGGAGACAGCTTCATCCTCCATTTCTCAAAGTCCTCCTAGTCAATGGTCAAAAAAACAGTTAATTGagtattgtaaaaaaaattcacttAAAACTAGCGGATCTCATGAAGAATTGGTTATCCGTGTGCAAAATCATCTTCGTACCGCCTCTAAAAAAGTTGATGCCAGACCGTAA